A stretch of Lysobacter sp. K5869 DNA encodes these proteins:
- a CDS encoding ferredoxin--NADP reductase — translation MQLATERVIEVRHWNDSLFSFRTTRDPGFRFDSGHFVMVGLEIDGRPLMRAYSIASAHYEEHLEFFSIKVPDGPLTSRLRHIELGDEILVSRRPTGTLVLNDLNPGKRLYLLGTGTGLAPFLSIVRDPDTYERFETVVLAHGVRRIEDLAYADFIESELPKHEFLGPPVRQQLRYYPTVTREPFRNRGRLTDGIVSNAMTDALGLPPLNPAEDRVMLCGSPQMLADIAALLDERGFVASPRTRERGDYVIERAFVEK, via the coding sequence ATGCAATTGGCGACCGAACGCGTCATCGAAGTCAGGCATTGGAACGACAGCCTTTTCAGCTTCCGCACCACCCGCGATCCGGGCTTCCGCTTCGACAGCGGTCACTTCGTCATGGTCGGGCTGGAGATCGACGGCCGCCCGCTGATGCGCGCCTACTCGATCGCCAGCGCGCACTACGAAGAGCATCTGGAGTTCTTCAGCATCAAGGTGCCCGACGGCCCGCTGACCTCGCGCCTGCGCCACATCGAGTTGGGCGACGAGATCCTGGTCAGCCGCCGGCCCACCGGCACGCTGGTGCTCAACGACCTCAATCCCGGCAAGCGCCTGTACTTGCTCGGCACCGGCACGGGGCTGGCGCCGTTCCTCAGCATCGTGCGCGATCCCGACACCTACGAGCGCTTCGAGACCGTGGTGCTCGCTCATGGCGTGCGTCGCATCGAGGATCTGGCCTACGCCGACTTCATCGAGAGCGAACTGCCCAAGCACGAGTTCCTCGGCCCGCCGGTGCGGCAGCAACTGCGTTACTACCCGACGGTCACGCGCGAGCCGTTCCGCAACCGGGGCCGGCTCACCGACGGCATCGTCTCCAACGCGATGACCGATGCGCTCGGCCTGCCGCCGCTGAATCCGGCCGAAGACCGGGTGATGCTGTGCGGCAGCCCGCAGATGCTCGCCGACATCGCCGCGCTGCTGGACGAACGCGGCTTCGTCGCCTCGCCGCGCACCCGCGAGCGCGGCGACTACGTGATCGAGCGCGCCTTCGTCGAGAAGTGA
- a CDS encoding sterol desaturase family protein: MVAYAYAAIARGWDLGNANFAFVLLTVGYLALLERLIPYERRWWPDRREWGLYGVYFVLTVVGAALAQIPLMAALTALAPLHPSWPLWAQIPAALLVSSLASYAVHRAGHDIPLLWRLHGVHHVPDKVNVGNNGVNHVLDVTLAQFVVQLALAWAGFSAHALFAVGLFVIAQGYFVHANIDVRIGWLNHLLASPELHRMHHSADKDEAGHFGSDLSIWDRLFGSYTWRPGKRPRAIGLFAPGSFPDNRALLSTLLHPLRPRRYPPPAPPSAPP, encoded by the coding sequence GTGGTCGCCTACGCATACGCCGCGATCGCGCGCGGCTGGGACTTGGGCAACGCCAACTTCGCCTTCGTGCTGCTCACCGTCGGCTATCTCGCGCTGCTGGAGCGCTTGATCCCGTACGAACGCCGTTGGTGGCCGGATCGGCGCGAGTGGGGCCTGTACGGCGTCTACTTCGTCCTCACCGTGGTCGGCGCCGCGCTCGCGCAAATCCCGTTGATGGCGGCGTTGACCGCGCTGGCGCCGCTGCATCCGAGCTGGCCGCTGTGGGCGCAGATCCCCGCCGCCTTGTTGGTGAGTTCGCTCGCCAGCTACGCCGTGCACCGCGCCGGCCACGACATCCCGCTGCTGTGGCGGCTGCACGGCGTGCATCACGTGCCCGACAAGGTCAACGTCGGCAACAACGGGGTCAACCACGTGCTCGACGTGACCTTGGCCCAGTTCGTGGTGCAACTCGCGCTGGCCTGGGCCGGCTTCTCCGCTCACGCGCTGTTCGCGGTCGGCCTCTTCGTGATCGCGCAAGGCTATTTCGTCCACGCCAACATCGACGTGCGCATCGGCTGGCTCAACCACTTGCTCGCCAGTCCCGAACTGCACCGCATGCACCACAGCGCCGACAAGGACGAAGCCGGCCACTTCGGTTCGGACCTGTCGATCTGGGACCGCTTGTTCGGCAGCTACACCTGGCGGCCCGGCAAGCGGCCGCGCGCGATCGGCCTGTTCGCGCCGGGCAGCTTTCCCGACAACCGCGCCCTGCTTTCCACCTTGTTGCATCCGCTGCGGCCGCGGCGCTATCCGCCGCCGGCCCCGCCGTCCGCCCCGCCTTAG
- a CDS encoding non-ribosomal peptide synthetase/type I polyketide synthase: MTDSSKKPSSSEVPARDDAAHEAHDAAARGQSAAGPVAMEDRIAIIGIGCRLPGGASDYRAFWQNLVDGKDCLTDTPLNRYDVRTLGSRDKSKPGRLVGGRGGYIDGFDEFDPAFFGISPREADYMDPQQRKLLEVAWEALEDGGQKPGELAGQEIGVFVGAFTLDYKIVQFADLSFDTLAAHTATGTMMTMASNRISYCFDFRGPSLSIDTACSSSLVAVHLACHSLRRGETSLALAGGTLLHMTPQYTIAETKGGFLSPEGKSRTFDAAANGYVRAEGVGIVALKRLEDALRDGDPIHAVILATGVNQDGHSNGITVPNPDAQVALIQRVCGEAGIAPGSLQYMEAHGTSTPVGDPIEAKALGRALAQGREPGSECYVGSVKTNIGHTEAAAGVAGLIKTTLALKHKQIPPHINLQTVNPDIDLASMPYKIPTQLTPWPAHAGPARAAVNSFGFGGTNAHVVLEEAPPRAEDAAAAEDKAPADIGGYNLLPLTARDPAALAELAAGIAKELEREGDEAVSLDDLAYTLAHRRQHLESRLTLVYDSREALRERLAAAAAGEAHPLVLADDRRGATAPKLAWVFTGMGPQWWAMGRQLFEKEPIYRETIERCDAELRKHADWSLIELLNAAEADSLMSDTWLAQPANFAVQIALAAMWRARGVVPDAIVGHSTGEVAAFYEAGVYTLEQAVRVVVHRSRLQQTLVDTGSMLAVSLTEAEALRRIAPYGDRVSIAAVNSPAAMTLAGDQDALAEVAAQLQAEQLFAKFLTVRVPYHSAKMDPIRDELLASLEGLAPHPAKLPLYLTAKPGIATGRELDADYWWANVRNSVGFRAAIDLMAENGYELFLEIGPHPVLGHSINECFAARGASARSVPSIRRQEDEAARFAASLATLHNLGVAIDWWSLHPRGSQIALPRYPFKRDRYWVEPRPVEQIRLGQLDHPLLGRRMANAEPTWEARLDAEQQPYLQDHRIQGNVLFPAAGYIEMAVQAVRAMTGGASAAIADIELRKAMFLSDAEATTAQLSFSSDGAGFNISTLGADGGERTVHAAGSVRASQGRRAAPALDARAVRERSPLYLARSACYQQLGEMGYHYGPAFQGIEEVWIGQGEALAKIVPTEQLLGGAADHHFHPAMLDACFQALLTPQILQRQLSEGGVADTGIRLPLSIQEVRSEAIGERTLWVHAQITFDGGDELIGDILVYGEDGRALGKVAGFRAANVENASAKVGLPTIDGWLAETQWHEIAESDAQAPEQTEAGAEEPDGWLIFADEHGLGDELAALAESRGERAHLVRPGKRYKLEKDLHESSVAPGVAKDLQRLFADLDKAGAGRFGRIVHLWNLDQPSVDEADTPALQNGNSRGAYSLIALAQALSTAHPHGKLHIVTRGTQAVNRGDAVEPLGAPAWGIGRVLGYQELIAQRGKLVDLPLRAGHDPVERVAEAALLRAELLRADEDEVALRDGKRYTGRLLPAEGLTKPLPLRLRSDGAYLVTGAFGALGRLLCRTLVKRGARKLILVGRTKLPPRAQWRDTDPASAAGRAVRFLKELEQLGAEPILAQLDITDEGALRGWLADYRQRELPPIRGAFHLAGQVRDTLLADMQRDSFDPVYEPKVIGGWLLHKHLADQPLDHFVLFASIASIVTTAGQANYAAGNAFLDALAHHRRAQGLPALAVDWGPWATGMIEELGLIEHYRNSRGMSSLSPDAGMDVLERVIGQDRAQLLVATVVDWPIFMAWYSSPPPLIEELAKLGAGSGAAEHGSFVEAFRDADALTRWSLLSERFHGLIAQVMRVKPEQIDAEASLNALGLDSLLAMELRARIHTELKVALPVVTLLSSSTIGTLTEQLHAGLVELVAGDGDDDGAAQFEAHTDETRYPLTQNQNALWFLKQLNPDGFAYNIGGAVEVRTELQPELMFQAVRELIARHPSLRANFVLDRGQAVQVIRPHSEADLGLFDVQDKSWDEIHQQIVREYRKPYDLEHDPLVRFRLFKRGKDRWVIMKAVHHIISDAISTFTFIEELLSIYEGLRRKEKTELAPVRAKYLDFLNWQSKFLASREASKMLEYWKSHLPAQVPILALPTDKPRPIVQTNNGASEFFVLDRELSARIHTLAREHGATVFMVLMAAYYVLLQRYTGQDDVIVGSPVMGRTQEEFAQVYGYFVNPLPLHVDLSAQPSVAELIAQVQRTVLNGLDNQEYPFVLLVEKLGLQHDPSRSAVFQAMFILLAHKVATEKYGYRLEYIELPEEEGQFDLTLSAYEDEADGRFHCVFKYNTDLFLPQTVQRLAAHYVNLLDGLTRLPAQASIAELQLLGREERADVLGRWSGADDTVVADAPVHALIARAAQAAPEALAVAVPSERGDTRRLSYGELERRSNRLARKLRELGVGGGSVVALCLDKSPELVVTLLAVLKAGGAYLPLDPDYPAERLAYMAAHAGAKLAVIDEERRERLAGWDGDVLTPDELQLIADADTDASPVDVAVAPSDTAYVIYTSGSTGKPKAVRVTHANWASAYAGWRREYALDRTRAHLQMASFSFDVFAGDFARALCSGKTLVPVTRELLFNTQRLYKAMVEEQVDAAEFVPAVVRGLMDYCERENLRLDFMRLLVVGSDVWKVEEYRRLRALAGPDTRTINSYGLSEATIDSTWFEGDAADLEGSRMVPIGRPFPNTALYLLDERRQPVPAGVAGELWIGGGGVCAGYVNDEEQTAQRFGELPLGRDGAQVRVYRTGDLARWSADGQVQLIGRADGQVKVRGHRVEIGEIESQLAAWPPIAQAVLTVREDARGESALCAYCVAADAGETLNWRALREHLAQYLPTFMIPAQYVQLDALPLSGNGKVDLAALPAPDANAAAAAYEPPQTLFETRMAEHWKQLLGLQQVGLHDDFFEVGGSSIKLIELIYNLQSEFNIAIEVSQLFKLTTLHGMAKTVEAISLGRVAGAQPYLRFNAGRGHEQTIFCFPPAGGHGLVYRQLAVHLPEYEFVSFNYLLGDDKVARYADLIESIHAEGHCTLFGYSLGGNLAFEVAKELERRGREVPNVVIMDSYRIPESFELGNEHFEAFERELTEHLRKHTGSELLAHDTLEQAKDYIRFCSQTPNLGTIAAPVSVISDEDKLVFYGTGQRGTWHGSSLTRSQVFRGYGKHADMLDADYIEKNAALARGILVGEAGHA, encoded by the coding sequence ATGACGGACTCCAGCAAGAAGCCCTCCTCCAGCGAAGTCCCCGCGCGCGACGACGCCGCGCACGAGGCCCACGACGCCGCCGCACGCGGGCAATCGGCCGCCGGCCCGGTGGCGATGGAGGACCGCATCGCCATCATCGGCATCGGCTGCCGCCTGCCCGGCGGCGCCAGCGACTACCGCGCGTTCTGGCAGAACCTCGTCGACGGCAAGGACTGCCTCACCGACACCCCGCTCAACCGCTACGACGTGCGCACGCTCGGCAGCCGCGACAAGAGCAAGCCCGGCCGTCTGGTCGGCGGCCGCGGCGGCTACATCGACGGCTTCGACGAATTCGATCCCGCCTTCTTCGGCATCAGCCCGCGCGAGGCCGACTACATGGATCCGCAGCAGCGCAAGCTGCTGGAAGTGGCCTGGGAAGCGCTGGAAGACGGCGGCCAGAAGCCGGGCGAACTGGCCGGCCAAGAGATCGGCGTGTTCGTCGGCGCGTTCACTCTGGACTACAAGATCGTCCAGTTCGCCGACCTGAGCTTCGACACCCTGGCCGCGCACACCGCCACCGGCACGATGATGACGATGGCGTCGAACCGCATCTCGTACTGCTTCGACTTCCGCGGCCCCAGCCTGTCGATCGACACCGCGTGCAGTTCCTCGCTGGTCGCCGTGCATCTGGCCTGCCACAGCCTGCGCCGCGGCGAAACCAGCCTCGCCCTGGCCGGCGGCACCCTGCTGCACATGACGCCGCAGTACACCATCGCCGAAACCAAGGGCGGGTTCCTGTCGCCGGAAGGCAAGTCGCGCACCTTCGACGCCGCGGCCAACGGCTACGTGCGCGCCGAGGGCGTCGGCATCGTCGCGCTCAAGCGTCTGGAGGACGCGCTGCGCGACGGCGATCCGATCCACGCGGTGATCCTCGCCACCGGCGTCAACCAGGACGGCCACAGCAACGGCATCACCGTGCCGAACCCCGACGCGCAGGTCGCGCTGATCCAGCGCGTGTGCGGCGAAGCCGGGATCGCGCCGGGCAGCCTGCAGTACATGGAAGCGCACGGCACCTCGACCCCGGTCGGCGACCCGATCGAAGCCAAGGCGCTCGGCCGCGCGCTCGCGCAGGGCCGCGAGCCGGGCAGCGAGTGCTACGTCGGCTCGGTCAAGACCAACATCGGCCACACCGAAGCGGCGGCGGGCGTCGCCGGTCTGATCAAGACCACGCTCGCGCTCAAGCACAAGCAGATTCCGCCGCACATCAATCTGCAGACGGTGAACCCGGACATCGATCTGGCTTCGATGCCGTACAAGATCCCGACCCAACTCACGCCGTGGCCCGCGCACGCAGGCCCGGCGCGCGCGGCGGTGAACTCGTTCGGCTTCGGCGGCACCAACGCGCACGTGGTGCTGGAAGAAGCGCCGCCGCGCGCCGAAGACGCGGCCGCCGCCGAAGACAAGGCGCCCGCCGACATCGGCGGCTACAACCTGCTGCCGCTGACCGCGCGCGACCCGGCCGCGCTGGCCGAACTGGCCGCCGGCATCGCCAAGGAACTCGAACGCGAAGGCGACGAGGCGGTGTCGCTCGACGACCTCGCCTACACCCTCGCCCACCGCCGCCAGCATCTGGAATCGCGCCTGACCTTGGTCTACGACAGCCGTGAGGCGCTGCGCGAACGCCTCGCCGCGGCCGCGGCCGGCGAAGCGCATCCGCTGGTGCTCGCCGACGACCGCCGCGGCGCGACTGCGCCGAAGCTGGCCTGGGTGTTCACCGGCATGGGCCCGCAGTGGTGGGCGATGGGCCGGCAGTTGTTCGAGAAGGAACCGATCTACCGCGAGACGATCGAACGCTGCGACGCCGAGCTGCGCAAGCATGCAGACTGGTCGCTGATCGAGCTGCTCAACGCGGCCGAAGCCGATTCGCTGATGAGCGATACCTGGCTGGCGCAGCCGGCGAACTTCGCCGTGCAGATCGCGCTGGCGGCGATGTGGCGCGCGCGCGGCGTCGTGCCCGACGCCATCGTCGGCCACAGCACCGGCGAGGTCGCCGCGTTCTACGAGGCCGGCGTCTATACCTTGGAACAAGCCGTGCGCGTGGTCGTGCACCGCAGCCGCCTGCAGCAAACGCTGGTCGACACCGGCAGCATGCTCGCCGTCAGCCTCACCGAAGCCGAGGCGCTGCGACGGATCGCGCCGTACGGCGACCGCGTCTCCATCGCCGCGGTCAACAGCCCCGCCGCGATGACCCTGGCCGGCGATCAGGACGCGCTGGCCGAAGTGGCCGCGCAGTTGCAGGCCGAGCAGTTGTTCGCCAAGTTCCTGACCGTGCGCGTGCCCTACCACAGCGCCAAGATGGATCCGATCCGCGACGAGTTGCTGGCCTCGCTCGAAGGGCTGGCGCCGCATCCGGCGAAGCTGCCGCTGTATCTCACCGCCAAGCCCGGCATCGCGACGGGCCGGGAGCTCGACGCCGACTACTGGTGGGCCAACGTGCGCAACAGCGTCGGCTTCCGCGCCGCCATCGACCTGATGGCCGAGAACGGCTACGAGCTGTTCCTGGAAATCGGCCCGCACCCGGTGCTCGGCCATTCGATCAACGAATGCTTCGCCGCGCGCGGCGCCAGCGCGCGCAGCGTGCCCTCGATCCGGCGCCAGGAAGACGAGGCCGCGCGCTTCGCCGCCTCGCTGGCGACCCTGCACAATCTCGGCGTCGCCATCGACTGGTGGTCGCTGCATCCGCGCGGATCGCAGATCGCGCTGCCGCGCTATCCGTTCAAGCGCGATCGCTATTGGGTCGAGCCGCGCCCGGTCGAACAGATCCGCCTCGGCCAGCTCGATCACCCGCTGCTGGGCCGGCGCATGGCCAATGCCGAACCGACCTGGGAAGCGCGCCTGGACGCCGAACAGCAGCCCTATCTGCAGGACCACCGCATCCAGGGCAACGTGCTGTTCCCCGCCGCCGGCTACATCGAAATGGCGGTGCAGGCGGTGCGCGCGATGACCGGCGGCGCCAGCGCCGCGATCGCCGATATCGAACTGCGCAAGGCCATGTTCCTGTCCGACGCCGAGGCGACCACGGCGCAGCTGTCGTTCTCCTCCGACGGCGCCGGCTTCAACATCTCCACGCTCGGCGCCGACGGCGGCGAACGCACCGTCCACGCCGCCGGCAGCGTGCGCGCCAGCCAGGGCCGCCGCGCCGCGCCGGCGCTGGACGCGCGCGCGGTGCGCGAGCGCAGCCCGCTGTATCTGGCGCGTTCGGCCTGCTATCAGCAGCTGGGCGAGATGGGCTACCACTACGGCCCGGCGTTCCAGGGCATCGAGGAAGTCTGGATCGGCCAAGGCGAAGCGCTCGCCAAGATCGTGCCGACCGAACAACTGCTCGGCGGCGCCGCCGATCACCACTTCCATCCGGCCATGCTCGACGCCTGCTTCCAGGCGCTGCTGACCCCGCAGATTTTGCAGCGCCAGCTCAGCGAAGGCGGCGTCGCCGACACCGGCATCCGCCTGCCGCTGTCGATCCAGGAAGTGCGCAGCGAAGCCATCGGCGAGCGCACGCTGTGGGTGCATGCGCAGATCACCTTTGATGGCGGCGACGAATTGATCGGCGACATCCTGGTCTACGGCGAAGACGGTCGCGCGCTCGGCAAGGTCGCCGGCTTCCGCGCCGCCAACGTCGAGAACGCCAGCGCCAAGGTCGGCCTGCCGACCATCGACGGCTGGCTGGCCGAAACCCAGTGGCACGAGATCGCCGAGAGCGACGCGCAAGCGCCCGAACAGACCGAGGCGGGCGCCGAGGAACCCGACGGCTGGCTGATCTTCGCCGACGAACACGGTCTCGGCGACGAACTCGCCGCGCTGGCCGAAAGCCGCGGCGAGCGCGCGCACCTGGTGCGTCCGGGCAAGCGCTACAAACTGGAGAAGGATCTGCACGAATCCAGCGTCGCGCCCGGCGTGGCCAAGGATTTGCAGCGTTTGTTCGCCGACCTCGACAAGGCCGGCGCCGGCCGCTTCGGCCGCATCGTGCACTTGTGGAACCTCGATCAGCCCAGCGTCGACGAAGCCGATACGCCGGCGCTGCAGAACGGCAACAGCCGCGGCGCGTACTCGCTGATCGCGCTGGCGCAGGCGCTGAGCACGGCGCATCCGCACGGCAAGCTGCACATCGTCACCCGCGGCACCCAGGCGGTGAACCGCGGCGATGCGGTCGAGCCGCTCGGCGCGCCGGCCTGGGGCATCGGCCGCGTGCTCGGCTATCAGGAACTGATCGCCCAGCGCGGCAAGCTGGTCGATCTGCCGCTGCGCGCAGGCCACGACCCGGTCGAACGCGTCGCCGAAGCCGCGCTGCTGCGCGCCGAACTGCTGCGCGCGGACGAAGACGAAGTGGCGCTGCGCGACGGCAAGCGCTACACCGGGCGCCTGCTGCCGGCCGAAGGCCTGACCAAGCCGCTGCCGCTGCGCCTGCGCAGCGACGGCGCTTACTTGGTCACCGGCGCGTTCGGCGCGCTCGGCCGCCTGCTCTGCCGCACCCTGGTCAAGCGCGGCGCGCGCAAGCTGATCCTGGTCGGCCGCACCAAGCTGCCGCCGCGCGCGCAGTGGCGCGACACCGATCCGGCCAGCGCCGCCGGCCGCGCGGTGCGTTTCCTCAAGGAACTCGAACAGCTCGGCGCCGAGCCGATCCTGGCCCAGCTCGACATCACCGACGAAGGCGCGCTGCGCGGCTGGCTCGCCGATTACCGCCAGCGCGAGCTGCCGCCGATCCGCGGCGCCTTCCATCTGGCCGGACAGGTGCGCGACACCTTGCTCGCCGACATGCAGCGCGACAGCTTCGATCCGGTGTACGAACCCAAGGTGATCGGCGGCTGGCTGCTGCACAAGCATCTGGCCGACCAGCCGCTCGACCACTTCGTGCTGTTCGCTTCGATCGCCTCCATCGTCACCACCGCCGGCCAAGCCAACTACGCCGCCGGCAACGCCTTCCTCGACGCGCTGGCGCATCATCGCCGCGCGCAAGGCCTGCCCGCGCTCGCGGTCGATTGGGGTCCGTGGGCGACCGGCATGATCGAAGAACTCGGCCTGATCGAGCATTACCGCAACAGCCGCGGCATGAGTTCGCTCTCGCCCGACGCCGGCATGGACGTGCTCGAACGCGTGATCGGCCAGGACCGCGCCCAACTGCTGGTCGCCACCGTGGTCGATTGGCCGATCTTCATGGCGTGGTATTCCTCGCCGCCGCCGCTGATCGAGGAACTGGCCAAGCTCGGCGCCGGCAGCGGCGCGGCCGAGCACGGCAGCTTCGTCGAAGCCTTCCGCGACGCCGATGCGCTGACGCGCTGGAGCCTGCTGAGCGAGCGCTTCCACGGTCTGATCGCCCAGGTCATGCGGGTCAAGCCCGAGCAGATCGACGCCGAGGCCAGCCTCAACGCGCTCGGCCTGGATTCGCTGCTGGCGATGGAACTGCGCGCGCGCATCCACACCGAGCTCAAAGTCGCGCTGCCGGTGGTGACGCTGCTGAGCAGTTCGACCATCGGCACCTTGACCGAGCAGTTGCACGCCGGTCTGGTCGAGTTGGTCGCCGGCGACGGCGACGACGACGGCGCCGCCCAGTTCGAGGCGCACACCGACGAAACCCGCTACCCGCTGACCCAGAACCAGAACGCGCTGTGGTTCCTCAAGCAGCTCAACCCCGACGGCTTCGCCTACAACATCGGCGGCGCGGTCGAGGTGCGCACCGAGCTGCAACCCGAGCTGATGTTCCAGGCGGTGCGCGAGCTGATCGCGCGCCACCCGAGCCTGCGCGCCAACTTCGTGCTCGACCGCGGTCAGGCCGTGCAGGTGATCCGCCCGCACAGCGAGGCCGACCTGGGCCTGTTCGACGTGCAGGACAAGAGCTGGGACGAGATCCACCAGCAAATCGTCCGCGAGTACCGCAAGCCCTACGACCTGGAGCACGACCCGCTGGTGCGCTTCCGCTTGTTCAAGCGCGGCAAGGACCGCTGGGTGATCATGAAGGCGGTCCACCACATCATCTCCGACGCGATCTCGACCTTCACCTTCATCGAGGAACTGCTGTCGATCTACGAAGGGCTGCGGCGCAAGGAGAAGACCGAACTGGCGCCGGTGCGCGCCAAGTACCTGGACTTCCTCAACTGGCAGAGCAAGTTCCTGGCCTCGCGCGAGGCCTCGAAGATGCTGGAGTACTGGAAGTCGCACCTGCCGGCGCAGGTGCCGATCCTGGCGCTGCCGACCGACAAGCCGCGCCCCATCGTGCAGACCAACAACGGCGCCTCGGAGTTCTTCGTGCTCGACCGCGAGCTCAGCGCGCGCATCCACACCCTGGCGCGCGAGCACGGCGCCACCGTGTTCATGGTGTTGATGGCGGCCTACTACGTGCTGCTGCAGCGCTACACCGGCCAGGACGACGTGATCGTCGGCAGCCCGGTGATGGGCCGCACCCAGGAAGAGTTCGCCCAGGTCTACGGCTACTTCGTCAACCCGCTGCCGCTGCACGTGGACCTGAGCGCGCAGCCCAGCGTGGCCGAGCTGATCGCGCAGGTGCAGCGCACCGTGCTCAACGGCCTGGACAACCAGGAGTATCCGTTCGTGCTGCTGGTGGAGAAGCTCGGCCTGCAGCACGATCCGAGCCGCTCGGCGGTGTTCCAGGCCATGTTCATCCTGCTCGCGCACAAGGTCGCGACCGAGAAGTACGGCTACCGCCTGGAATACATCGAGCTGCCGGAAGAAGAAGGCCAGTTCGACCTGACCTTGTCGGCCTATGAGGACGAAGCCGATGGCCGGTTCCACTGCGTGTTCAAGTACAACACCGACCTGTTCCTGCCGCAGACCGTGCAGCGGCTCGCCGCGCACTACGTCAACCTGCTCGACGGCCTGACCCGGCTTCCGGCGCAGGCATCCATCGCCGAACTGCAATTGCTCGGCCGCGAGGAGCGCGCCGACGTGCTCGGCCGCTGGAGCGGCGCCGACGACACCGTCGTCGCCGACGCGCCGGTGCACGCGCTGATCGCGCGCGCCGCCCAGGCCGCGCCCGAAGCGCTGGCGGTGGCGGTGCCGAGCGAACGCGGCGACACCCGCCGGCTCAGCTACGGCGAGCTGGAGCGCCGCTCCAACCGGCTCGCGCGCAAGCTGCGCGAACTCGGCGTCGGCGGCGGCTCGGTGGTGGCGCTGTGCCTGGACAAGTCGCCCGAACTCGTCGTGACCCTGCTCGCTGTGCTCAAGGCCGGCGGCGCGTACCTGCCGCTGGATCCGGACTACCCGGCCGAACGTCTGGCCTACATGGCCGCTCACGCCGGCGCCAAGCTGGCGGTGATCGACGAGGAGCGCCGCGAACGCCTGGCCGGTTGGGACGGCGACGTGCTGACGCCGGACGAACTGCAACTGATCGCCGACGCCGACACCGACGCCTCGCCGGTCGATGTCGCGGTGGCGCCGTCGGATACGGCGTACGTGATCTACACCTCCGGCTCGACCGGCAAGCCCAAAGCGGTGCGGGTCACCCACGCCAACTGGGCCTCGGCCTATGCCGGCTGGCGGCGCGAGTACGCGCTCGACCGGACCCGCGCGCACTTGCAGATGGCGAGCTTCTCCTTCGACGTGTTCGCCGGCGATTTCGCCCGCGCGCTGTGCTCGGGCAAGACCTTGGTGCCGGTAACGCGCGAACTGCTGTTCAACACTCAGCGTCTCTATAAGGCGATGGTCGAGGAACAGGTCGACGCCGCCGAGTTCGTGCCGGCGGTGGTGCGCGGCCTCATGGATTACTGCGAGCGCGAAAACCTGCGGCTGGACTTCATGCGTTTGCTCGTGGTCGGCTCGGACGTGTGGAAGGTCGAGGAGTACCGGCGCCTGCGCGCGCTGGCGGGGCCGGACACGCGCACGATCAATTCCTACGGCCTCAGCGAAGCGACCATCGACAGCACCTGGTTCGAGGGCGACGCCGCCGATCTGGAAGGCAGCCGCATGGTGCCGATCGGCCGGCCGTTCCCGAACACCGCGCTGTACCTCCTCGACGAGCGCCGTCAGCCGGTGCCGGCGGGCGTGGCCGGCGAGCTGTGGATCGGCGGCGGCGGCGTCTGCGCGGGTTACGTCAACGATGAGGAACAGACCGCGCAGCGCTTCGGCGAACTGCCGCTGGGCCGCGACGGCGCCCAGGTGCGGGTCTATCGCACCGGCGACCTCGCGCGCTGGAGCGCCGACGGGCAGGTGCAGCTGATCGGCCGCGCCGACGGTCAGGTCAAGGTGCGCGGCCATCGCGTCGAGATCGGCGAGATCGAATCGCAGCTCGCCGCATGGCCGCCCATCGCCCAGGCGGTGCTGACCGTGCGCGAGGACGCGCGCGGCGAGTCCGCGCTGTGCGCCTACTGCGTCGCCGCCGACGCCGGCGAGACCTTGAACTGGCGCGCGCTGCGCGAGCATCTGGCGCAGTACCTGCCGACCTTCATGATCCCCGCGCAGTACGTGCAGCTCGACGCGCTGCCGCTGTCGGGCAACGGCAAGGTCGATCTGGCCGCACTGCCGGCGCCCGACGCCAACGCCGCCGCGGCCGCGTACGAGCCGCCGCAGACCTTGTTCGAAACCCGCATGGCCGAGCATTGGAAGCAGTTGCTGGGCCTGCAGCAGGTCGGCCTGCACGACGACTTCTTCGAGGTCGGCGGCAGCTCGATCAAGCTGATCGAACTGATCTACAACCTGCAGAGCGAGTTCAACATCGCCATCGAGGTGAGCCAGCTGTTCAAGCTCACCACCCTGCACGGCATGGCCAAGACGGTGGAAGCGATCAGCCTGGGCCGCGTCGCCGGCGCCCAGCCGTATCTGCGCTTCAACGCCGGGCGCGGGCACGAGCAGACCATCTTCTGCTTCCCGCCGGCCGGGGGCCACGGATTGGTCTATCGCCAACTCGCGGTGCATCTGCCCGAGTACGAGTTCGTTTCCTTCAACTACCTGCTCGGCGACGACAAGGTCGCGCGCTACGCCGACCTGATCGAGAGCATCCACGCCGAAGGCCACTGCACCTTGTTCGGCTACTCGCTCGGCGGCAACCTCGCCTTCGAAGTGGCCAAGGAACTCGAACGCCGCGGCCGCGAAGTGCCCAACGTGGTCATCATGGATTCCTACCGCATCCCGGAATCCTTCGAACTGGGCAACGAGCACTTCGAGGCGTTCGAGCGCGAACTCACCGAGCATCTGCGCAAGCACACCGGCTCGGAGCTGCTCGCCCACGACACTCTGGAGCAGGCCAAGGACTACATCCGCTTCTGCAGCCAGACCCCGAACCTGGGCACCATCGCCGCGCCGGTCAGCGTGATTTCCGACGAGGACAAACTGGTGTTCTACGGCACCGGCCAGCGCGGCACCTGGCACGGCAGTTCGCTGACCCGCAGTCAGGTGTTCCGCGGTTACGGCAAGCACGCCGACATGCTCGATGCCGACTACATCGAGAAGAACGCGGCGCTGGCGCGCGGGATTCTGGTCGGAGAAGCGGGCCATGCGTGA